In the Malaya genurostris strain Urasoe2022 chromosome 1, Malgen_1.1, whole genome shotgun sequence genome, one interval contains:
- the LOC131440715 gene encoding histone H1B-like gives MAETAVDVSAAAPVAASPAKAPKKAKAAKGEAKKPKKPSTHPPVNDMVVAAIKTLKERNGSSLQAIKKYIAANYKCDVAKLAPFIKKALKSGVEKGKLTQTKGSGASGSFKIKAGAKQPAGEKKPKKAAAKKPKKAAGEKKKVAKKPAGEKKPKAKKPAGEKKPKAAAAKKAKAAPAKAAKKAAAPKQKATKPSKAAANKPKTPKPKKAAPAKKAAPKKVAAKK, from the coding sequence ATGGCTGAAACCGCTGTTGACGTATCGGCCGCAGCTCCGGTTGCTGCTTCACCGGCCAAGGCACCGAAGAAAGCCAAAGCCGCCAAGGGAGAAGCCAAAAAACCGAAGAAGCCATCGACACATCCACCAGTCAATGACATGGTAGTGGCTGCCATCAAGACGCTGAAGGAACGCAACGGATCTTCGCTGCAGGCCATCAAGAAGTACATCGCCGCCAACTACAAGTGCGACGTCGCCAAGCTGGCCCCGTTCATCAAGAAGGCCCTGAAATCTGGCGTCGAGAAGGGAAAGCTCACCCAGACCAAGGGTTCCGGTGCATCCGGCTCGTTCAAAATCAAAGCCGGTGCCAAGCAACCGGCTGGCGAGAAGAAGCCGAAGAAGGCTGCTGCCAAAAAACCGAAGAAGGCTGCCGGAGAGAAGAAAAAGGTTGCCAAGAAACCCGCTGGCGAGAAGAAACCGAAGGCCAAAAAGCCTGCAGGTGAGAAAAAGCCGAAAGCCGCCGCTGCAAAGAAGGCTAAGGCAGCACCAGCCAAGGCCGCCAAGAAGGCTGCTGCACCGAAGCAGAAGGCCACCAAGCCATCGAAAGCCGCTGCCAACAAGCCCAAGACCCCGAAGCCAAAGAAGGCCGCGCCAGCCAAAAAAGCTGCCCCGAAGAAGGTGGCTGCCAAGAAGTAA
- the LOC131440746 gene encoding histone H2A encodes MSGRGKGGKVKGKAKSRSNRAGLQFPVGRIHRLLRKGNYAERVGAGAPVYLAAVMEYLAAEVLELAGNAARDNKKTRIIPRHLQLAIRNDEELNKLLSGVTIAQGGVLPNIQAVLLPKKTEKKA; translated from the coding sequence atgtctggccgtggtaaaggaggaaaagttaagggaaaggcaaagtcccgctcaaaccgtgctggtctgcagttcccagtaggcagaatccaccgtctgctccggaagggaaactacgccgaacgtgtcggtgccggtgcaccggtctatctggcggcagtgatggaatacctggccgccgaagtgctggaattggccggtaacgctgcccgtgacaacaagaaaacgagaatcatccctcgccatctgcagctggccatccgtaacgacgaggagttgaacaaactgCTCTCCGGAGTTACCATCGCACAGGGCGGTGTACTGCCAAACATCCAGGCAGTGCTGCTCCCGAAGAAAACCGAGAAAAAGGCCTAA
- the LOC131427611 gene encoding histone H2B-like has protein sequence MAPKTSGKAAKKSGKAQKNIAKGDKKKKKIRRKESYAIYIYKVLKQVHPDTGVSSKAMSIMNSFVNDIFERIASEASRLAHYNKRSTITSREIQTAVRLLLPGELAKHAVSEGTKAVTKYTSSK, from the coding sequence atggcaccgaaaaccagtggaaaggcagccaaaaaatcCGGCAAGGCCCAGAAAAACATCGCCAAGGGAgataagaaaaagaagaagatccgcaggaaggaaagctacgctatctacatctacaaagtgttgaaacaggtccaccctgataccggagtatcctcgaaggcgatgagcatcatgaacagtttcgtcaatgACATCTTCGAACGCATTGCATCCGAGGCATCGCGTTTGGCCCATTACAACAAACGTTCGACGATTACCTCTCGCGAAATCCAGACCGCCGTTCGTCTGCTTTTGCCAGGAGAGTTGGCCAAGCACGCCGTTTCGGAAGGAACCAAAGCCGTCACCAAGTACACTAGCTCCAAGTAA
- the LOC131425096 gene encoding histone H4, with protein sequence MTGRGKGGKGLGKGGAKRHRKVLRDNIQGITKPAIRRLARRGGVKRISGLIYEETRGVLKVFLENVIRDAVTYTEHAKRKTVTAMDVVYALKRQGRTLYGFGG encoded by the coding sequence ATGACTGGTCGCGGCAAAGGAGGAAAGGGACTCGGAAAAGGAGGCGCCAAGCGTCATCGTAAAGTGCTTCGTGATAACATCCAGGGAATTACCAAGCCCGCTATCCGTCGTCTGGCTCGTCGTGGTGGTGTCAAGCGTATCTCCGGTCTGATCTATGAGGAAACTCGTGGAGTGCTGAAGGTGTTCCTGGAAAATGTGATCCGAGATGCAGTAACCTACACTGAACACGCCAAGCGCAAGACCGTCACCGCCATGGATGTCGTGTATGCTCTGAAGCGACAGGGTCGCACTCTGTATGGTTTCGGAGGTTAA